In the genome of Gordonia rubripertincta, one region contains:
- the fdh gene encoding formate dehydrogenase, translating into MPAFSPLEWPVFRQLRSGDVFGRGPAVTSAKTRAIEPRTATADRVVQSVCPFCAVGCGQKVYVKDERVVQIEGDPDSPISRGRLCPKGASSEQLVNNPLRQTTVRYRAPYATEWQDLDRDTAIDMITDRFLEARRRGWQEHDDDGRLLRRTMGIASLGGATLDNEENYLIKKLFTAAGAIQIENQARIUHSATVPGLGASFGRGGATQSLQDMANADCIILMGGNMAEAHPVGFQWVAEAKARGARVIHVDPRFTRTSAVADKHISIRAGSDVVLLGALINYAISHEKYFREYVVAYTNAATLVSEDFRDTEDLDGLFSGFDPETGEYDASSWAYEEPGGSSRPEHTSGTVESPGEPDAGPPAKDRAVGHEHGSGGPPLEHGATVRDDSLEHPRSVFQIVRRHYSRYTPEMVRDMCGISLADFEYLARSVTDNSGRDRTTCFGYATGWTQHTFGSQFIRAASVLQLLLGNVGRPGGGIMALRGHASIQGSTDIPTLFNLLPGYLPMPSAGKHDTFDDYIEAITSKNEKGYWANAEDYMVSLLKAWFGDAATAENDWCYDHLPRLTGPAGTYQTTVDMLAGKVDGYFVLGQNPAVGSANGRQARMAMSHLKWLVVRDLNMIESATWWKEGPEIESGELRTEDIATEVFFLPAATHVEKAGSFTQTQRMVQWRHQAVQPPGQCQSEMDFFFELGRRIRERLADSTDKRDRPLLDLTWDYPLDEHGNPEPEAVLSEINGYRVSGPDAGKNLTSYTQMARDGSTAGGCWIYTGVYADAHNMAARRVPQGGDGVTQHEWGWVWPADRRILYNRASADPDGKPWSERKRYMEWDADAGRWVGPDVPDFPVDLAPDARPDPSLGGVDALCGDDPFVMQADGKGWLFAPRGLVDGPLPTHYEPQESPVVNSLYPQQQSPARVLFPREDNLDAPSGETPGAEVYPFVFTTYRLTEHHTAGGMSRWTPYLSELQPEMFCEISPQLAAERGLTNEGWATIVSPRGAIEARVLVTDRMMPLIINGRQVHQVGLPYHWGVGSDAVVSGDAANDLIGVTLDPNVQIQESKVGSCDVIAGRRPQGTALVELVRAYQERAGVTTETDNQHITGKAEE; encoded by the coding sequence GTGCCAGCCTTCAGCCCCCTCGAATGGCCGGTGTTCCGCCAGCTTCGGTCGGGCGACGTCTTCGGGCGCGGACCGGCCGTCACGTCGGCGAAGACACGGGCCATCGAGCCGCGTACGGCCACCGCCGACCGAGTGGTGCAGAGCGTGTGCCCGTTCTGCGCGGTCGGATGCGGGCAGAAGGTGTATGTCAAGGACGAGCGCGTCGTCCAGATCGAGGGCGACCCCGACTCCCCCATCTCCCGTGGCCGCCTGTGCCCCAAGGGAGCGTCGAGCGAACAGCTCGTCAACAACCCGCTGCGTCAGACCACTGTTCGGTACCGCGCGCCGTACGCGACCGAATGGCAAGACCTCGACCGCGACACCGCGATCGACATGATCACCGACCGCTTCCTCGAAGCAAGGCGTCGCGGTTGGCAGGAACACGACGACGACGGCCGACTACTGCGCCGCACGATGGGCATCGCCTCACTCGGCGGCGCCACCCTCGACAACGAAGAGAACTATCTGATCAAGAAGCTCTTCACCGCGGCGGGTGCGATCCAGATCGAGAATCAGGCGCGCATATGACACTCCGCCACGGTTCCCGGTCTGGGGGCCTCGTTCGGACGCGGCGGCGCAACGCAATCACTGCAGGACATGGCCAACGCCGATTGCATCATCCTCATGGGTGGCAACATGGCCGAGGCGCACCCGGTGGGTTTCCAGTGGGTCGCTGAGGCCAAGGCGCGTGGGGCACGCGTCATCCATGTCGACCCGCGGTTCACCCGAACCTCGGCGGTGGCCGACAAGCACATCTCGATCCGTGCCGGCTCGGACGTCGTCCTACTCGGCGCGCTGATCAACTACGCGATCAGCCATGAGAAGTACTTCCGCGAGTACGTGGTCGCCTACACCAACGCGGCGACGCTGGTCTCCGAGGACTTCCGCGACACCGAGGACCTCGACGGCCTCTTCTCCGGATTCGACCCGGAGACAGGGGAATACGATGCCAGTTCGTGGGCCTATGAGGAACCGGGCGGGTCGAGCCGACCCGAGCACACGTCGGGAACGGTCGAATCGCCCGGGGAACCGGACGCCGGCCCGCCCGCCAAAGATCGCGCCGTCGGCCACGAACACGGTTCCGGCGGACCGCCGCTCGAACACGGCGCAACGGTGCGCGACGACTCGCTGGAGCATCCGCGGAGCGTCTTCCAGATCGTGCGCCGGCACTATTCGCGCTACACGCCCGAGATGGTGCGCGACATGTGCGGCATCTCCCTCGCGGACTTCGAGTACCTCGCCCGGTCGGTCACCGACAACTCCGGCCGCGACCGCACGACCTGCTTCGGCTACGCCACCGGTTGGACCCAGCACACCTTCGGCTCCCAGTTCATCCGCGCCGCATCGGTGTTGCAGCTCCTGCTCGGCAACGTCGGACGTCCGGGCGGCGGCATCATGGCCCTGCGCGGCCACGCGAGCATCCAGGGTTCGACGGACATCCCCACGCTGTTCAACCTGCTGCCCGGTTATCTGCCGATGCCGTCGGCAGGAAAGCACGACACCTTCGACGACTACATCGAGGCGATCACGTCGAAGAACGAGAAGGGGTACTGGGCCAACGCCGAGGACTACATGGTGAGCCTCCTCAAGGCCTGGTTCGGCGACGCCGCAACCGCCGAGAACGACTGGTGCTACGACCATCTGCCGCGCCTGACGGGTCCCGCCGGCACCTACCAGACGACGGTCGACATGCTCGCCGGCAAGGTCGACGGCTATTTCGTCCTCGGACAGAACCCCGCAGTCGGCTCCGCCAACGGCCGCCAGGCGCGGATGGCGATGTCGCATCTGAAGTGGCTCGTGGTGCGCGATCTCAACATGATCGAGTCGGCGACGTGGTGGAAGGAGGGGCCGGAGATCGAATCCGGTGAGCTGCGCACCGAGGACATCGCCACCGAGGTGTTCTTTCTGCCCGCCGCCACCCACGTGGAAAAGGCCGGCTCGTTCACCCAGACCCAGCGAATGGTGCAGTGGCGCCATCAGGCCGTCCAGCCGCCCGGCCAGTGCCAGAGCGAGATGGACTTCTTCTTCGAACTCGGCCGACGCATCCGTGAGCGTCTCGCCGACTCGACCGACAAACGCGACCGCCCGCTGCTCGATCTCACCTGGGATTATCCCCTCGATGAACACGGGAACCCCGAACCCGAGGCCGTGCTGTCGGAGATCAACGGGTACCGCGTCTCCGGACCCGACGCCGGCAAGAACCTGACGTCGTATACCCAGATGGCCCGGGACGGCTCGACCGCCGGCGGCTGCTGGATCTACACCGGCGTGTACGCCGACGCCCACAACATGGCGGCCCGACGCGTACCCCAGGGTGGCGACGGCGTCACGCAGCACGAGTGGGGCTGGGTGTGGCCGGCGGATCGTCGAATCCTCTACAACCGCGCCTCCGCCGATCCCGATGGCAAACCGTGGAGCGAACGCAAGCGGTACATGGAATGGGACGCCGACGCCGGCCGCTGGGTGGGACCCGACGTACCGGACTTCCCGGTCGATCTCGCGCCCGACGCGCGGCCGGACCCGTCACTCGGCGGCGTCGACGCGTTGTGCGGCGACGACCCGTTCGTCATGCAGGCCGACGGCAAGGGCTGGCTCTTCGCGCCGCGCGGTCTCGTCGACGGTCCGCTCCCGACGCATTACGAACCCCAGGAGTCGCCCGTGGTCAACTCGCTGTATCCGCAGCAGCAGTCGCCGGCACGGGTGCTCTTCCCGCGCGAGGACAATCTCGACGCCCCCAGCGGCGAGACGCCCGGCGCCGAGGTGTACCCGTTCGTGTTCACCACCTACCGGCTCACCGAACACCACACCGCCGGCGGGATGAGCCGCTGGACGCCGTATCTGTCGGAGCTGCAGCCCGAGATGTTCTGCGAGATCTCGCCGCAGCTGGCGGCCGAGCGCGGACTGACCAACGAGGGGTGGGCGACGATCGTCTCGCCACGCGGTGCCATCGAGGCTCGCGTCCTGGTGACCGACCGGATGATGCCGTTGATCATCAACGGCCGTCAGGTGCACCAGGTCGGCCTTCCGTACCACTGGGGCGTCGGCTCCGACGCCGTGGTCAGCGGTGATGCCGCCAACGACCTGATCGGGGTCACACTGGATCCCAACGTGCAGATCCAGGAGTCGAAGGTCGGCTCGTGCGATGTGATCGCCGGTCGTCGACCCCAGGGCACCGCCCTGGTCGAACTGGTACGTGCGTACCAGGAGCGCGCCGGCGTGACCACCGAGACCGACAACCAGCACATCACCGGAAAGGCGGAGGAGTAG
- a CDS encoding 4Fe-4S dicluster domain-containing protein — MGQLSGPTDPTSDVGWHTHENRKGFFTDTSICIGCKACEVACKEWNANPRDGDLELTGMSYDNTVALGASTWRHVAFIEQSADRIAEARESGRALVGLGMPSMPDREGFGGTDRREPSAGTTEASAAGVRDVTPPDTPEFRWLMSSDVCKHCTHAGCLDVCPTGALFRTEFGTVVIQDDVCNGCGTCVAGCPFGVVERRADGTAAPTTRSGERKGEQPEVPKRGVAQKCTLCYDRLLDDETPACAKTCPTTSIKYGDHDDLVADAQTRVAQLHEQGMTEARLYGANPDDGVGGTGSVFLLLDEPEVYGLPPDPRVCTADLPAMYKRAGVAAVGMLAAAAVSFLRGGR, encoded by the coding sequence ATGGGGCAGCTGTCCGGACCGACCGATCCGACCTCCGACGTGGGGTGGCACACCCACGAGAACCGGAAGGGGTTCTTCACCGACACCTCGATCTGCATCGGCTGCAAGGCCTGTGAGGTCGCCTGCAAGGAATGGAATGCCAACCCGCGCGACGGCGACCTCGAACTGACCGGCATGTCGTATGACAACACCGTCGCGCTGGGTGCGAGCACGTGGCGCCACGTCGCCTTCATCGAACAGAGCGCCGACCGTATCGCGGAGGCCCGCGAGTCGGGGCGAGCACTGGTCGGACTCGGTATGCCGTCGATGCCCGACCGTGAGGGGTTCGGTGGTACCGACCGACGAGAACCGTCGGCCGGTACCACCGAGGCCTCTGCCGCGGGCGTCCGTGACGTCACACCGCCGGACACACCCGAGTTCCGCTGGCTGATGTCCTCCGACGTCTGCAAACACTGCACGCACGCCGGGTGCCTCGACGTGTGCCCCACCGGGGCGTTGTTCCGCACCGAGTTCGGGACCGTCGTCATCCAGGACGACGTCTGCAACGGATGCGGAACATGTGTCGCCGGTTGCCCGTTCGGCGTCGTCGAACGCCGCGCCGACGGCACCGCGGCGCCGACGACCCGCTCCGGAGAACGCAAAGGCGAGCAGCCCGAGGTGCCGAAACGGGGTGTCGCGCAGAAGTGCACGCTCTGTTACGACCGCCTCCTCGACGACGAGACGCCCGCCTGCGCGAAGACCTGCCCCACCACCTCGATCAAGTACGGCGATCACGACGACCTCGTCGCGGACGCTCAGACGCGCGTCGCGCAACTCCACGAGCAGGGCATGACCGAGGCGCGTCTCTACGGCGCCAACCCCGACGACGGTGTCGGCGGCACGGGTTCGGTGTTCCTGCTCCTCGACGAACCCGAGGTCTACGGCCTGCCACCGGATCCGCGCGTGTGCACCGCCGATCTCCCGGCGATGTACAAACGGGCCGGCGTCGCCGCGGTGGGTATGCTGGCCGCGGCCGCCGTGTCGTTCCTGAGAGGTGGCCGGTGA
- the nrfD gene encoding NrfD/PsrC family molybdoenzyme membrane anchor subunit, translating into MTSSEFDSFRPPEPPRRGRRGRGGKRKQRSGFGQGEGNREMSMVPDAEFSSYYGHPVVKPPPWDEKVAAYLFLGGVAGGSGVLAAGAQLTGRDELRRNARLGGLGAVGLGAIALVADLGRPDRFYNMLRTFKVTSPMSVGSWILSAFSGALGVAAVGEVDRMTGSRLPLGVLRPLLRAVEAPAGLAAAVAGPPLAVYTAVLLSDTAVPTWNAMHRDLPFVFVSSASLASSGLALVTTRTSQAGPARTLAALGVVGDLAAMRIMESRMDPVTAEPLHDGTAGKLLRWSERLAVAGGIGALVSGRSRPVAVASGVALLAASACTRFGVFDAGIESAKNPRYTIEPQKRRLAARRAAGITGDSITTGPATES; encoded by the coding sequence GTGACGTCGTCGGAGTTCGATTCCTTCCGACCTCCGGAGCCCCCTCGGCGCGGCAGACGCGGACGTGGCGGAAAGCGCAAGCAGCGCAGCGGCTTCGGCCAAGGTGAGGGCAACCGCGAGATGTCGATGGTGCCCGACGCCGAATTCTCCTCGTACTACGGCCATCCCGTCGTCAAGCCACCACCGTGGGACGAGAAGGTGGCCGCCTACCTGTTTCTCGGCGGCGTCGCCGGCGGCTCGGGCGTGCTGGCGGCCGGCGCCCAACTCACCGGCCGGGACGAACTGCGCCGGAACGCGAGACTCGGCGGACTCGGCGCGGTGGGACTCGGCGCGATCGCCCTCGTCGCCGATCTGGGGCGCCCCGACCGCTTCTACAACATGCTGCGCACGTTCAAGGTGACCTCACCGATGAGCGTCGGCTCCTGGATTCTCTCGGCGTTCAGCGGCGCCCTCGGTGTGGCCGCGGTCGGCGAGGTCGACCGGATGACCGGTTCCCGCCTACCGCTCGGCGTGCTGCGCCCGTTGTTGCGCGCGGTAGAAGCGCCGGCCGGGCTGGCCGCCGCGGTCGCCGGACCGCCGCTGGCCGTCTACACCGCGGTGCTCCTGTCCGATACCGCGGTGCCGACCTGGAACGCCATGCACCGCGACCTGCCGTTCGTCTTCGTCAGCTCCGCGAGCCTGGCATCGAGCGGTCTGGCGCTTGTCACCACCCGGACATCGCAGGCCGGACCGGCTCGCACGCTGGCCGCACTCGGGGTCGTCGGAGACCTCGCCGCGATGCGGATCATGGAGAGCCGGATGGACCCGGTGACGGCCGAACCGCTGCACGACGGGACGGCCGGGAAGCTCCTGCGGTGGAGCGAGCGGCTCGCCGTCGCGGGCGGCATCGGGGCCCTGGTCAGCGGACGTTCGCGCCCGGTGGCAGTCGCGTCGGGTGTCGCGTTGCTCGCCGCCTCGGCCTGTACACGCTTCGGTGTCTTCGATGCCGGGATCGAATCCGCGAAGAACCCCCGCTACACGATCGAGCCGCAGAAGCGCCGGCTCGCCGCCCGGCGGGCAGCCGGAATCACCGGCGACTCGATCACGACCGGTCCCGCTACCGAATCCTGA
- the selD gene encoding selenide, water dikinase SelD encodes MSDRIDARVGGVTVSSETPGRLTGYAHGGGCACKIPPGELEQAVAGLTGQSGDDIIVGLDDGDDAAAVRIRDDLAVLSTADFFTPVVDDPFEWGRIAAANALSDIYAMGGTPVVAINLVGWPRGVLPMELMTEVLRGGLAIGAEAGCPVIGGHTIDDPEPKYGMAVTGVAAPEKLLRNDAGAPGLPVTLTKPIGVGLLNNRHKQTGEVFDEAISPMTTLNRDASTAAVDAGARAATDVTGFGLLGHLHKMCRASGLGAVLDRSAVPAVSGAREALRDGYVSGGTRRNLDWVRPHLSTDDGVSEDDLLFLADAQTSGGLLVIGEVPGYPVIGETVVGSGIRIR; translated from the coding sequence ATGAGCGATCGGATCGACGCTAGGGTCGGCGGGGTGACTGTCAGCAGCGAAACCCCTGGCCGACTGACCGGATACGCCCACGGTGGCGGTTGCGCGTGCAAGATCCCGCCGGGCGAACTCGAGCAGGCCGTCGCCGGGCTGACCGGGCAGTCCGGCGACGACATCATCGTCGGGCTCGACGACGGTGACGATGCGGCCGCGGTCCGTATCCGCGACGACCTGGCCGTCCTCTCCACCGCCGACTTCTTCACGCCCGTCGTCGACGATCCCTTCGAGTGGGGGCGGATCGCTGCGGCCAATGCCCTCTCGGACATCTACGCGATGGGCGGGACGCCGGTGGTGGCGATCAACCTCGTCGGCTGGCCGCGCGGCGTACTGCCGATGGAACTGATGACCGAGGTGCTGCGCGGTGGTCTCGCGATCGGCGCCGAGGCCGGATGCCCGGTCATCGGCGGTCATACCATCGACGACCCCGAACCGAAGTACGGCATGGCGGTCACCGGGGTGGCGGCACCGGAGAAGCTGCTGCGCAACGACGCCGGCGCACCCGGCCTGCCCGTCACGCTGACGAAGCCGATCGGGGTGGGGCTGCTCAACAACCGTCACAAGCAGACCGGTGAGGTCTTCGACGAGGCGATCTCGCCCATGACCACACTGAACCGCGACGCATCGACGGCCGCCGTCGACGCCGGGGCACGGGCGGCCACCGACGTCACCGGCTTCGGCCTCCTCGGGCATCTGCACAAGATGTGCCGCGCATCGGGCCTCGGTGCGGTCCTCGATCGCAGTGCGGTTCCGGCCGTCAGCGGTGCCCGCGAAGCCCTGCGCGACGGGTACGTCTCCGGTGGTACCCGGCGGAACCTCGACTGGGTGCGCCCGCATCTGAGCACCGACGACGGCGTCTCCGAGGACGACCTGCTGTTCCTCGCCGACGCCCAGACCTCCGGTGGGCTGCTGGTCATCGGTGAGGTACCGGGGTACCCGGTGATCGGGGAGACCGTCGTGGGGTCCGGGATCAGGATTCGGTAG
- the selA gene encoding L-seryl-tRNA(Sec) selenium transferase — MSDPRRRIPRTDALLALPLVTEARERLGDTAVREIIRDAQEAARRGEIPPDDVAQRVADAVSVHRVSSARPVLNATGVVVHTNLGRAPLSAAALDAVVAASGYVDVELDLHTGQRSKRGAVTRAALLRACPAAGDALIVNNGAAALVLTTTALAAGRAVVISRGEMIEIGAGFRLTELIASTGARLHEVGTTNRTHLRDYADAVTGDDVGAILKVHPSNFRVEGFTSETSLTELRDLGRAHGVPVVADIGSGLLQPDPLLPDEPDAATTLSAGADLVIASGDKLLGGPQAGLLLGDAELVRRVAKHPLARAVRADKLALAAMEATVGGPRPPVYEYLHADTDRLRERAESLGAATGFPVVEHDGRVGGGGAPGVPLPGWAVRLPVSTAQRLRLGDPAVLPRVHDDACLIDLRCVPEADDALVLTAIKQALDEA, encoded by the coding sequence GTGTCCGACCCACGTCGACGGATACCGCGCACCGACGCCCTGTTGGCCCTGCCGCTGGTGACGGAAGCGCGGGAGCGATTGGGTGACACGGCTGTTCGAGAGATCATCCGCGATGCCCAGGAGGCGGCCCGACGCGGCGAGATCCCACCGGACGACGTCGCGCAACGCGTCGCCGACGCCGTGAGCGTTCACCGGGTGTCGTCGGCCCGTCCGGTCCTCAACGCCACCGGCGTGGTGGTGCACACCAACCTCGGTCGCGCCCCGTTGTCGGCCGCGGCGCTCGACGCGGTTGTCGCCGCGTCGGGCTACGTCGACGTGGAACTCGACCTGCACACCGGCCAACGATCCAAACGTGGTGCGGTCACCCGCGCCGCGCTGTTGCGGGCCTGCCCCGCGGCGGGCGATGCCCTGATCGTGAACAACGGGGCGGCGGCCCTGGTCCTCACGACCACCGCGCTGGCCGCCGGGCGGGCGGTCGTGATCAGTCGCGGCGAGATGATCGAGATCGGTGCCGGGTTCCGGCTCACCGAGTTGATCGCCTCGACCGGGGCACGCCTACATGAGGTCGGGACCACCAACCGCACCCACCTGCGCGACTATGCCGACGCCGTCACAGGCGACGATGTCGGCGCCATCCTGAAGGTGCATCCGAGCAACTTCCGCGTCGAGGGATTCACCAGCGAGACCTCGCTGACCGAACTGCGCGACCTGGGCCGGGCCCATGGCGTACCGGTGGTCGCCGACATCGGCAGCGGACTCCTGCAACCCGATCCCCTGCTCCCCGACGAACCGGACGCCGCCACCACGCTGTCCGCCGGTGCCGATCTGGTCATCGCCAGTGGAGACAAGTTGCTCGGCGGACCCCAGGCCGGACTCCTCCTCGGCGACGCCGAGCTGGTCCGGCGAGTCGCCAAGCACCCGCTGGCACGCGCCGTTCGTGCCGACAAGCTCGCCCTCGCCGCGATGGAGGCGACGGTCGGCGGACCGCGTCCCCCCGTGTACGAGTACCTGCATGCCGACACCGATCGTCTCCGAGAGCGGGCTGAGAGCCTGGGTGCCGCAACCGGTTTCCCGGTCGTCGAACACGATGGGCGAGTCGGGGGCGGCGGCGCACCCGGCGTGCCCCTGCCCGGCTGGGCGGTGCGTCTGCCGGTGAGCACCGCACAACGTCTGCGACTCGGCGACCCGGCGGTCCTGCCACGTGTCCACGACGACGCGTGCCTCATCGACCTGCGCTGCGTCCCCGAGGCCGATGACGCCCTGGTCCTCACCGCGATCAAGCAGGCGCTGGACGAGGCGTGA
- the selB gene encoding selenocysteine-specific translation elongation factor: protein MKYVVATAGHVDHGKSTLVRALTGIEPDRWEEERRRGLTIDLGFAWTTLPSGADVAFVDVPGHERFIPNMLAGLGPAPVVMFVVAADEGWSAQSDDHRDALAALGVEHGLLVISRADRATDTRIGDVIASTRVELADTGLAEAPIVVVSALEGRGLDELRTTLDAVLARTPRPPTSGRVRFWIDRSFTRTGAGTVVTGTLAAGTIGVGDTLELVGADAPRTVDVRGLHSEGTALTTVEPVSRVAANLRGVGVDALARGDALITPGAWHSSAQADIRRVGGVAFDEVPEHLVVHLGTAALSARLRPFDADHARLTFARTVPLSRGDRLVLRNPGQRIVGGGTVLHPDPPALRRRGDSARRAAVLAQMGDADGAADEVARRGAVRLPELRRLGLVGDEDTAPSGVRVVDDWWVDESSCAAWTGRLRSAVGEVHEREPMSAGLSISGVPAMLELPDAALLPTVIAEAGVASVDGYLSMPGHIPDLGDAEEAMSALERRLAEDPFRAPEADDLSALGLGARELAAAERTGRIHRLRDGVVLLPTAPALAMRSLAALDQPFTTTEARQALGTTRRVVIPLLEHLDARGWTRRIDAGYREVVR from the coding sequence GTGAAGTACGTGGTGGCCACCGCGGGGCACGTCGACCACGGCAAGTCGACGCTAGTCCGAGCCCTCACCGGCATCGAACCGGACCGCTGGGAGGAGGAGCGCCGCCGCGGACTGACGATCGACCTCGGGTTCGCCTGGACCACATTGCCTTCCGGCGCCGATGTCGCCTTCGTCGACGTCCCGGGTCACGAGCGGTTCATCCCCAACATGCTGGCCGGACTCGGCCCCGCGCCGGTCGTGATGTTCGTCGTCGCCGCCGACGAGGGGTGGAGCGCCCAGTCCGATGACCACCGTGACGCGCTGGCCGCGCTCGGCGTCGAGCACGGACTGCTGGTGATCTCCCGCGCCGACCGGGCTACCGATACCCGCATCGGGGACGTGATCGCCTCCACCCGTGTCGAATTGGCCGACACCGGGCTCGCCGAGGCTCCGATCGTGGTGGTGTCCGCACTGGAAGGACGGGGGCTCGACGAACTACGCACCACCCTCGATGCGGTCCTCGCCCGGACGCCACGGCCCCCGACGTCGGGCCGCGTGCGCTTCTGGATCGACCGTTCCTTCACCCGCACCGGGGCGGGAACCGTCGTCACCGGCACGCTGGCCGCCGGCACCATCGGGGTCGGAGACACCCTGGAGTTGGTGGGCGCCGATGCGCCCCGGACTGTCGATGTCCGCGGATTACACAGCGAAGGAACAGCTCTCACGACGGTGGAGCCGGTCAGCCGGGTCGCGGCCAACCTCCGCGGCGTCGGGGTCGACGCCCTGGCCCGCGGCGACGCCCTGATCACCCCGGGCGCGTGGCATTCGTCGGCTCAGGCCGACATCAGGCGCGTCGGCGGGGTCGCGTTCGACGAGGTGCCCGAACATCTCGTCGTCCACCTCGGTACGGCGGCACTCTCCGCTCGGCTACGTCCCTTCGACGCCGATCACGCACGTCTCACATTCGCACGCACCGTGCCGCTTTCGCGGGGCGACCGCCTGGTGTTGCGGAATCCCGGTCAGCGGATCGTCGGCGGCGGGACCGTCCTGCATCCCGACCCGCCCGCACTCCGTCGCCGCGGCGATTCGGCTCGCCGGGCAGCGGTTCTGGCGCAGATGGGCGACGCCGACGGCGCCGCGGACGAGGTCGCTCGACGTGGCGCGGTGCGCCTGCCGGAGCTCCGGCGACTCGGTCTCGTCGGCGATGAGGACACGGCGCCGTCCGGGGTCCGGGTCGTCGACGACTGGTGGGTCGACGAATCATCCTGCGCTGCATGGACCGGGCGTCTGCGTTCTGCGGTCGGCGAAGTCCATGAACGGGAACCCATGTCGGCCGGTCTGTCGATCTCGGGAGTCCCTGCGATGCTGGAACTCCCGGACGCGGCGCTGTTGCCGACCGTGATCGCCGAGGCCGGGGTCGCCTCCGTCGACGGGTATCTCTCGATGCCTGGCCATATCCCGGATCTCGGTGACGCCGAGGAGGCGATGAGCGCACTGGAGCGGCGTCTGGCCGAGGACCCGTTCCGCGCCCCCGAGGCCGACGACCTCAGCGCGCTCGGACTCGGCGCCAGAGAACTCGCCGCGGCCGAACGCACGGGCCGCATCCACCGACTCCGCGACGGCGTGGTGTTGCTGCCGACCGCGCCGGCACTGGCCATGCGGTCGCTCGCCGCGCTGGACCAGCCCTTCACGACCACCGAGGCACGCCAGGCGCTCGGCACGACACGGCGGGTCGTGATCCCACTACTCGAACACCTCGACGCCCGGGGGTGGACCCGTCGTATCGACGCCGGCTACCGCGAGGTCGTGCGCTGA